A window of Deinococcus sp. YIM 134068 genomic DNA:
GCGGTACGTTTCCCACCACCGAGTACGGGAAGGCTCGTGCTCAGCGTTACAGCGAGGCCGGTCGGCAGGTCGCCGGGGTCGCGGATGGGGAAGCTGACCTGCCCGGCGAGCACGCCCGTCTTCACGTTCAGGCTGCCGCCCACCGTGCGGGTCGCGGTGGTCGTGGAGGTCGTGAGTTCGCCGTACTGCACCCCCGCGCTGAGGTCGGGGAGGCGGGCGTCAAGCTGAGCCGCCCGCACCTGCCCCCGCGCGTCGGCGAGGTCATTTTGCGAGCGGAGAATCTCGGGCCGACCCGTCAGGGCGCGGCTGATCTGCGCGTCCAGCGCGGCGGGTTCGGCGGGCGCGGCGGGCAGGGGACCGAAGGCGGCGGCCCCCGTCGGCAGCGTCACCGCCCGCCCGAGAAGGTTGGCAAGTTGCCGCGCCGCGAGGTCCACGTTCACGCGCGCCTGCTCCCGTGCCGAGCGCGCGTCCTCCTCCCCTCCCTGCCGGGCGAGCAGACCCTCGGAAGGGAGGGTGCCCGCCTCCCGCTGCGCCCGCGCGACCTCCAACTGCCGTGTGGCGAGGGCGGCCTGCGCGTCGGCGAGCGCGAGGTTGGCGGCGGCGTTGCGGGCCGCGTAGTACGCCTGCACCGCGTTCACGGCGGCGGTCAGGCGGGCGGCCCGGAGGTCGGCCCCGGCACGCGCCACTCCCCGCTCGGCGCTCCGCACCGCCTCCAGCGCCGGGGACCAGGGCAGCACGCTCGCGGACACCTGCCCGGTCAGCGTGGTGTTGAGGAGGAAGTCGCCGGAGGAGACGGGAATCTTGATCGCGCTCGCGTCCGCCCCGACCGTCACGTTCAGCCCCGCCCGCGCCCGCGCACTCTCCAGCGCGAGTGCCGCCGCCCGGTATTGCAGGTCGGCACTCCGCCACCCCGGACTCCCCCGCAACAGGGCGAGGGTGTCCGCGAGGGTGAGGGGTGCGGGAGTCGGCACAGTGGGCGACACGGGAGGCGGCGTCAGTGGCGTCGAAGGAGCCTGCTCCGGGGGCGCGATGGGCGTCGTTGGCGCGGGCGTCGCCGGTGAGGGCGGCGTCTGTTGCGTCGTCTGCGCCAGCACGCCCGGCGGGGCGAGCAGCGCCAGGGTCAGCAGGAGGGGGCGGGTGGGTGGGGAACGCATGG
This region includes:
- a CDS encoding TolC family protein; protein product: MRSPPTRPLLLTLALLAPPGVLAQTTQQTPPSPATPAPTTPIAPPEQAPSTPLTPPPVSPTVPTPAPLTLADTLALLRGSPGWRSADLQYRAAALALESARARAGLNVTVGADASAIKIPVSSGDFLLNTTLTGQVSASVLPWSPALEAVRSAERGVARAGADLRAARLTAAVNAVQAYYAARNAAANLALADAQAALATRQLEVARAQREAGTLPSEGLLARQGGEEDARSAREQARVNVDLAARQLANLLGRAVTLPTGAAAFGPLPAAPAEPAALDAQISRALTGRPEILRSQNDLADARGQVRAAQLDARLPDLSAGVQYGELTTSTTTATRTVGGSLNVKTGVLAGQVSFPIRDPGDLPTGLAVTLSTSLPVLGGGKRTALASAEVGVQSAALALDTARQSVDLEVRQRYADLQGALDTLTSQRGAFTRAQAALDSTRARLAAGLVTALDVQAAELSASQAGLAVDTATVNAYLASLRLAQATADLDPTLLTPPAPAPEARP